One Prodigiosinella aquatilis DNA window includes the following coding sequences:
- the istB gene encoding IS21-like element helper ATPase IstB: MSDNLLNKLTQLKLPAMAGGLIRQRETPQTYEELSFEERLTLLADDELLNRENGRVARLRKSANLKYQAAPEGLHYPVSRGLRAEQMRELLNGHYITHKKSLLITGPTGCGKSWIANALGEQACRQKHSVQYWRTGRLLEMLAQGRVDGSWLKHLKQLQKTQVLILDDLGLEPLSNAQCNDLLEIIEDRYGQSSTIVVSQFPVDKWHGLMENPTTADAILDRLVHNAHRLALQGESMRKNKPGVESDEKTG, from the coding sequence ATGAGCGATAACCTGTTAAACAAACTGACCCAACTGAAGCTCCCGGCGATGGCCGGTGGGCTGATACGCCAGCGAGAAACGCCCCAGACTTACGAGGAGCTGTCGTTCGAGGAGCGGCTGACCCTGCTGGCCGATGATGAGTTGCTGAACAGAGAAAACGGTCGTGTTGCGCGGCTGAGAAAAAGCGCCAACCTGAAGTACCAGGCAGCCCCGGAGGGGCTGCATTACCCGGTCTCACGGGGTCTGCGGGCCGAGCAGATGCGGGAACTGCTGAACGGTCACTACATCACCCACAAGAAAAGCCTGTTGATCACCGGTCCGACGGGGTGTGGAAAAAGTTGGATAGCCAATGCGCTGGGTGAGCAGGCATGCCGACAGAAACACAGCGTGCAGTACTGGCGTACGGGACGGCTACTGGAGATGCTGGCGCAGGGTCGCGTTGACGGCAGCTGGCTGAAGCACCTGAAACAGCTGCAAAAAACGCAGGTGCTCATCCTGGACGATCTGGGTCTGGAGCCACTGAGCAACGCGCAATGTAACGACCTGTTGGAGATAATCGAAGACCGCTACGGACAAAGCAGTACCATCGTGGTGAGCCAGTTCCCAGTAGACAAGTGGCACGGTCTGATGGAGAACCCGACAACGGCAGATGCGATCCTGGACAGGCTGGTGCATAACGCGCACAGACTGGCACTCCAGGGTGAGTCAATGAGGAAAAATAAACCGGGAGTGGAAAGCGACGAAAAAACAGGTTAA